A genomic region of Cannabis sativa cultivar Pink pepper isolate KNU-18-1 chromosome 1, ASM2916894v1, whole genome shotgun sequence contains the following coding sequences:
- the LOC115706863 gene encoding uncharacterized protein LOC115706863, producing MRKNYCRKCRHCQEEGHNSRTCKNNTSVHNDIGPNKFIRLFGSDISLDSPLYSAAAESMDKTITLHNNVAESIKCSSSINTSNDLVIIPPSYNEAEEVSYLSDLNPIRKRLEHNKLTGATKHMNVYCDYGNIVTYSPRKRVKEHLSPITLSLSHRKKINDGSHERLKGDISPIILSNSHGKEVNYESQGRLKVKQWNGEEHQRFLLGLKMLGKGDWRGISTKYVKTRTPTQVASHAQKYFKRQNASEELKKRRKSIFDHSNHNLLMSQISCPPTPTDQLQNRCSLDKYDAFSSNSFIVPPMPIINYSTAPKSLPIIPKSSPKIHPMESV from the exons ATGAGGAAAAACTATTGTAGAAAATGTAGACATTGTCAAGAAGAGGGGCATAACTCAAGAACTTGCAAAAACAACACTTCTGTGCATAATGATATTGGTCCAAACAAGTTTATAAGGTTATTTGGGAGTGATATATCACTAGACTCACCATTATATTCGGCAGCAGCAGAATCAATGGACAAAACAATAACATTACATAATAATGTTGCAGAAAGTATTAAATGTTCTTCTAGCATCAACACATCAAACGACCTTGTTATTATTCCCCCTTCCTATAATGAAGCCGAAGAGGTTAGCTATCTTTCTGATCTTAATCCTATCAGAAAAAGACTTGAACATAACAAACTAACAG GAGCAACTAAACACATGAACGTTTATTGCGACTATGGAAATATAGTTACTTATTCTCCTAGAAAGAGGGTAAAAG aacaCTTATCACCTAtaactctttctctttctcataGAAAGAAAATCAATGATGGGTCACACGAGAGACTAAAAG GAGACATATCACCTATAATCCTTTCTAATTCTCATGGAAAAGAAGTCAATTATGAATCTCAAGGGAGACTAAAAG TCAAACAATGGAATGGTGAGGAACATCAAAGATTTTTACTAGGACTGAAAATGCTTGGAAAAGGGGATTGGAGAGGAATATCAACCAAGTATGTGAAGACTAGAACTCCTACTCAAGTTGCTAGCCATGCTCAAAAATATTTCAAGAGGCAAAATGCTTCTGAAGAATTGAAAAAACGCAGAAAGAGCATTTTTGACCATTCAAATCACAATCTACTTATGTCTCAAATTTCTTGCCCACCAACACCAACAGATCAG CTTCAAAACCGGTGCAGCTTGGACAAATATGATGCATTTTCTTCAAATTCCTTTATAGTCCCG cCAATGCCAATAATAAACTATAGTACTGCACCAAAATCTCTTCCAATAATACCAAAATCTTCTCCAAAGATTCATCCAATGGAATCTGTGTAG